A portion of the Callithrix jacchus isolate 240 chromosome 13, calJac240_pri, whole genome shotgun sequence genome contains these proteins:
- the LOC100896534 gene encoding LOW QUALITY PROTEIN: Gilles de la Tourette syndrome chromosomal region candidate gene 1 protein (The sequence of the model RefSeq protein was modified relative to this genomic sequence to represent the inferred CDS: substituted 3 bases at 3 genomic stop codons), with protein sequence MLVLEPDEVGSCYGRNFVPTPNVCAEALNPSVMIRTTHQNGGLQVRGGRGRRQNTEIFXVALVTGGXESLPAICMXVFLFLLFIGPIYACVSRIFKIQVRSTVKNSFTASLAPSISTNEERQIKIERHHYHLY encoded by the exons ATGCTAGTTCTGGAACCGGATGAAGTTGGCTCTTGCTATGGTCGGAATTTCGTCCCCACTCCTAACGTGTGTGCCGAAGCGCTGaaccccagtgtgatg ATCAGAACTACCCATCAAAATGGAGGCCTGCaagtaagaggaggaagagggaggagacagAACACAGAAATCTTCTGAGTGGCTTTGGTGACAGGTGGGTAGGAGTCACTACCTGCCATTTGCATGTAAGTGTTTTTGTTCCTCTTGTTTATTGGTCCTATTTACGCCTGTGTATCCAG GATCTTCAAAATCCAGGTAAGAAGCACAGTGAAAAACTCATTCACTGCAAGCTTGGCCCCATCCATCAGTACCAAtgaagagagacaaatcaagataGAAAGACATCATTACCATCTCTATTGA